The following proteins are co-located in the Campylobacter concisus genome:
- the metK gene encoding methionine adenosyltransferase, with product MYLFTSEVVSPGHPDKCADIIADSIVDTILTQDPNGRVASEVFVAGKNIVIGGEINSKVKLSFKDYEKIVKDALAHIGYDGKSNFTKEQCLHPDDIEVKVCINQQSPDINQGVDQSSGEIGAGDQGIMFGFASCEAKEFMPAAITYARMLCDKVYKFAKANPDKLGVDIKTQVTIDYGSKDNFENCKPQSIHTIVVSAPCVESMKIEELRALIQNLIDETGLPKELYNKEKTIIYINPTGRYVNHSSLHDSGLTGRKLIVDSFGGYSPIGGGAQSSKDYTKVDRSGLYAARWIAKNIVAAGLAKKCIVQISYAIGVAKPTSVSVDTMGTHANGINDDMLSNFVSEHFALTPRWITNKFGLDKPSKDTFLYAKVAAKGQVGNAKYPWEKLDAVDTFKALLKK from the coding sequence ATGTATCTATTTACCTCTGAAGTTGTAAGTCCAGGTCATCCAGATAAATGTGCTGATATAATCGCTGATAGCATAGTGGATACTATTTTAACACAAGATCCAAATGGTCGTGTTGCAAGCGAAGTTTTTGTGGCTGGGAAAAATATAGTAATAGGTGGAGAGATAAACTCAAAGGTAAAACTCTCTTTTAAAGACTACGAAAAGATCGTAAAAGATGCTCTTGCGCATATCGGGTATGATGGAAAGAGTAATTTCACAAAAGAGCAGTGCTTACACCCAGATGATATCGAGGTCAAAGTTTGCATAAATCAGCAAAGCCCAGATATAAATCAAGGTGTTGATCAAAGTAGCGGTGAGATCGGAGCAGGTGATCAAGGTATTATGTTTGGTTTTGCAAGCTGCGAAGCGAAAGAATTTATGCCCGCAGCTATAACTTACGCAAGAATGCTTTGCGATAAAGTCTATAAATTTGCCAAAGCAAACCCTGATAAGCTTGGCGTTGATATTAAAACGCAAGTTACGATTGATTACGGCAGCAAAGATAACTTTGAAAACTGCAAACCTCAAAGCATCCACACTATCGTTGTCTCTGCCCCTTGCGTTGAGAGCATGAAGATAGAAGAGCTTCGCGCACTAATTCAAAATTTAATAGACGAAACTGGTCTTCCAAAAGAGCTATATAATAAAGAAAAAACGATCATTTACATAAACCCAACAGGTAGATATGTAAACCATAGCTCACTTCACGATAGCGGTCTAACAGGCAGAAAACTAATCGTTGATAGCTTTGGCGGATATAGCCCGATAGGCGGCGGTGCTCAGTCAAGCAAGGACTACACGAAGGTTGATCGCAGCGGACTTTATGCAGCGCGCTGGATAGCTAAAAATATAGTCGCTGCTGGTCTTGCTAAAAAGTGTATCGTCCAAATAAGCTACGCGATCGGCGTTGCAAAGCCAACTTCAGTTAGTGTTGATACCATGGGAACTCATGCAAATGGCATAAATGACGATATGCTTTCAAATTTTGTAAGCGAGCATTTCGCTCTAACGCCTCGCTGGATAACAAATAAATTTGGACTTGATAAGCCAAGTAAAGATACGTTTTTATACGCAAAAGTAGCTGCAAAAGGTCAAGTGGGAAATGCAAAATACCCTTGGGAAAAGCTTGATGCGGTTGATACCTTCAAAGCTTTACTAAAAAAATAA
- the sstT gene encoding serine/threonine transporter SstT: MNMLKNIARRYADGNLIVQILVGIILGALVGFYTHYEAAPYNNITAKIQTIQNESGLSVDEVIKTRLSQDEAKQLNEAKEKASSADSIAASASVLGDLFKGALKAIAPILVFVLVATSIILRDFGHTKGMQKIITLYLIGTFLAAVVAVIASFLFPVELSLKGLASADMSAPQGITNVLKDLIYKMVENPINALANGNYIGIITWAVGSGIALRNSTAETKKVFKDISDGVTHIVKFIIRLAPFGIFGMVAISIHETGFEVLAGYLKLILVLVGAMLVVAFIIYPAMVFVLTRKNPYPLVMICLKESAISAFFTRSSAANIPVNMALCKKLGLKEELYSISIPLGATINMGGAAVTISILALTAVNSIPSITVTFGDALLLCFISALGACGASGVAGGSLLLVPLACGLFGISNDIAMQFVTVGFTIGVIQDSVETALNSSSDVLFTAVASETSN; the protein is encoded by the coding sequence ATGAATATGCTTAAAAACATAGCAAGAAGATACGCCGATGGAAATTTGATAGTTCAAATTTTAGTTGGTATCATCCTAGGTGCCCTAGTTGGCTTTTACACACACTACGAAGCAGCTCCTTATAACAATATCACAGCTAAAATTCAAACTATTCAAAACGAGAGTGGTTTGAGCGTAGATGAAGTTATAAAAACTCGCCTTAGTCAAGATGAAGCCAAGCAGCTAAACGAAGCCAAAGAAAAAGCCAGTTCAGCCGATTCTATCGCAGCTTCAGCTTCAGTTTTAGGCGATTTATTCAAAGGCGCTTTAAAAGCTATCGCACCAATTCTTGTCTTTGTTTTAGTGGCAACATCCATCATTTTAAGAGATTTTGGTCATACAAAAGGTATGCAAAAGATCATTACACTCTATCTAATTGGTACATTTTTAGCAGCCGTTGTTGCAGTTATTGCTAGTTTCTTATTCCCAGTGGAGCTTTCTTTAAAAGGTCTTGCAAGTGCTGATATGTCAGCGCCTCAGGGAATTACCAATGTTTTAAAAGATCTCATTTATAAAATGGTCGAAAATCCAATAAACGCCCTTGCAAATGGCAACTATATAGGCATCATTACCTGGGCAGTAGGCAGTGGTATAGCACTTAGAAATTCCACAGCTGAGACCAAAAAAGTATTTAAAGACATAAGCGATGGCGTGACTCATATCGTTAAATTTATCATTAGACTAGCTCCGTTTGGTATCTTTGGTATGGTAGCTATTAGCATTCATGAAACTGGATTTGAAGTACTTGCAGGATATCTAAAACTGATTTTAGTTCTTGTTGGAGCAATGCTTGTTGTCGCATTTATCATCTATCCAGCCATGGTTTTTGTATTAACTAGAAAAAATCCTTATCCACTTGTTATGATCTGTTTAAAAGAAAGTGCTATTTCGGCATTTTTTACAAGAAGCTCGGCCGCAAATATCCCTGTAAATATGGCACTTTGTAAAAAGCTTGGTCTAAAAGAGGAGCTTTACTCTATCTCGATCCCACTAGGTGCCACCATAAACATGGGTGGCGCAGCAGTTACCATTAGTATTCTAGCGCTTACTGCGGTAAATTCTATCCCATCTATCACAGTTACATTTGGCGATGCGCTACTTCTTTGCTTTATCTCGGCTCTTGGTGCTTGTGGTGCTTCAGGCGTAGCTGGAGGCTCACTTCTTCTAGTGCCATTAGCGTGCGGTCTTTTTGGTATCAGCAATGACATAGCAATGCAGTTTGTAACAGTTGGCTTTACGATTGGTGTTATCCAAGACTCAGTTGAAACTGCGTTAAATAGCTCATCTGATGTACTTTTTACAGCTGTCGCTTCAGAGACTTCAAACTAA
- a CDS encoding M3 family oligoendopeptidase codes for MQIWDLKALFANEKECEQNALNLQKECEKFKEKYLENYENLKTDEFLKAFGEYESLIAKISKVMTYAFLNFAKDTSKGAFYAKIDEIATKANENLIFFEIKFNEFSPKKQEEIIKSSKKYGYYLSNLAKAKPHQLSVAEERVLLRTASTGAEGFSRLFDESMSKMRFKFKGELLNEEEILAKLHDNDQSVRKLAAKSLSNELSKHQHLLGYIYNMIKTDLKTSCELRNFKLPEEPRHLENQITKKSVDSLIAVTEKNFDLVAKFYDRKREILGLKKLYDYDRYAPLSSEGEYKFDECKKIVLKAFSNFSSKFGEIAKSAFSDGWIDVYPAPNKRGGAFSHSGSSDTHPYVLLNHTNQRRDLFTLAHELGHAVHQKLSYNVSYLNSDTPLTTAETASVFCEMLVFDHIKDGLSKKEKISLLAGKIEDIFATLYRQINFTTFERAVHAHEGEISLDELNKIWLRESKKMFGKSVTLNDYYKIWWSYIPHFIHTPFYCYAYSYAQLLVLALFGLYKSGKCKNFVEIYTDFLSLGGSLSPKELVAKFGFDIDDKNLWQIGINEVKKLVDEFLEISKG; via the coding sequence ATGCAAATTTGGGATCTAAAAGCACTTTTTGCAAACGAAAAAGAGTGCGAGCAAAACGCACTAAATTTACAAAAAGAGTGCGAGAAATTTAAAGAAAAATACCTAGAAAATTATGAAAATTTAAAAACAGACGAGTTTTTAAAGGCATTTGGCGAATATGAAAGTTTGATAGCTAAAATTTCAAAAGTAATGACTTACGCTTTTTTAAATTTTGCCAAAGATACAAGCAAAGGTGCATTTTATGCAAAGATCGATGAGATAGCGACAAAAGCAAATGAAAATTTGATATTTTTTGAGATCAAATTTAATGAGTTTAGCCCTAAAAAACAAGAAGAGATCATAAAAAGCTCTAAAAAATACGGCTACTATCTAAGCAACCTCGCCAAAGCAAAACCGCACCAACTTAGTGTTGCTGAAGAAAGAGTCTTGCTTCGCACTGCAAGCACTGGGGCTGAGGGCTTTTCGAGGCTTTTTGATGAGAGCATGAGCAAAATGAGGTTTAAATTTAAAGGCGAGCTTTTAAACGAAGAGGAAATTTTAGCAAAGCTTCATGACAACGACCAAAGCGTGCGAAAACTAGCTGCCAAGAGCCTTTCAAACGAGCTTAGCAAACACCAGCACCTTCTTGGCTACATATACAATATGATAAAAACTGATCTAAAAACGAGCTGCGAGCTGCGAAATTTCAAACTTCCTGAAGAGCCAAGACACCTTGAAAATCAAATCACCAAAAAAAGCGTTGATTCGCTCATTGCCGTAACTGAGAAAAATTTTGACCTAGTTGCTAAATTTTACGATCGAAAAAGAGAAATTTTAGGTCTTAAAAAGCTTTATGACTACGATAGATACGCGCCTCTTAGCAGCGAGGGGGAGTATAAATTTGATGAGTGCAAAAAGATAGTTTTAAAAGCATTTTCAAATTTCTCAAGCAAGTTTGGCGAGATCGCCAAAAGTGCCTTTAGTGACGGCTGGATCGACGTTTATCCAGCGCCAAACAAGCGAGGTGGCGCATTTTCTCACTCAGGATCAAGCGACACGCATCCCTATGTTTTGCTAAATCACACCAACCAACGAAGAGATCTTTTCACGCTAGCTCACGAACTTGGCCACGCCGTGCATCAAAAGCTCTCATATAATGTAAGTTATCTAAACTCAGACACGCCACTAACCACAGCTGAGACAGCTTCAGTATTTTGCGAGATGCTAGTTTTTGATCACATTAAAGACGGCCTTAGCAAAAAAGAGAAAATTTCACTGCTTGCTGGCAAGATTGAGGATATATTTGCCACGCTTTACCGCCAGATAAATTTCACCACCTTTGAAAGGGCTGTGCACGCACATGAGGGCGAGATCAGCCTAGATGAGCTAAATAAAATTTGGCTAAGAGAGAGCAAAAAGATGTTTGGCAAAAGCGTCACACTAAATGACTACTACAAAATTTGGTGGAGCTACATCCCGCACTTCATCCACACGCCATTTTACTGCTACGCTTACTCTTACGCGCAGCTTCTTGTGCTTGCGCTTTTTGGGCTTTATAAAAGTGGCAAATGCAAAAATTTTGTTGAAATTTACACCGATTTTTTGAGCCTTGGCGGCAGCCTTAGTCCAAAGGAGCTTGTGGCTAAATTTGGCTTTGATATCGATGATAAAAATTTATGGCAGATCGGTATAAACGAGGTTAAAAAGCTAGTAGATGAGTTTTTAGAAATTTCAAAGGGTTAA
- a CDS encoding ATP-dependent helicase — protein sequence MEKLLSNLNESQREAATHIDGPMLILAGAGSGKTKTITTRLAYLIGEVGIDAANTLTLTFTNKAANEMRSRAMAMLSQSAKNYSPLLCTFHKFGLLFLKLYIEKLGRKNNFVIIDTDDKKRIIKSFESPVATAILSSEISNYKNSLLSVEEVHKNANFSSFDKSKDNFYKQAAQIYEKYEDYLKTNNLVDFDDLLGLTYKILDENEDLAREISNRYKYIMVDEYQDTNDLQYKLLKKLCLCHENICVVGDDDQSIYGWRGAKIDNILNFKDQFKDVKIIRLEKNYRSSEAILKAANELIDHNRNRLGKKLVGTKGEGEAVNLIESFDESVEAGKIAKCIKELLSKGVQAKDIAILYRINALSRSLEDGLNKEQIAYKMVGGVKFYERAEIKDIISYLRLINNPNDDFSIRRIINRPKRGLGKVSLDKLEKMAFDGKISIFEAISNISDNDEAFSKKVKSALVEFANNLKELQESSSVFDLIDKFEAKFGVKKYYESLPDGAERAANIDEFYAVLKDQIKQNPSFDLEEFLNEITLTSEQDGISDEAISIMSVHASKGLEFEHLFVIGLEEGFFPLIGDGSDIEEERRLAYVAITRAKKTLSLSFANSRFYKGQRTRLNKSRFLSESGITHGSLVIEQSNEFKKGDLVKHKIFGIGRVSAVSKIKKEFKLTINFGGNVREIMSSFVEKAV from the coding sequence ATGGAAAAATTACTATCAAATTTAAACGAATCTCAGCGCGAAGCAGCTACTCATATAGATGGTCCAATGCTCATACTTGCAGGAGCTGGCAGCGGCAAGACAAAGACGATCACAACTAGGCTTGCCTACCTCATCGGCGAGGTCGGTATAGATGCGGCAAATACACTAACTCTTACTTTTACAAACAAAGCCGCCAACGAGATGCGTAGTAGAGCCATGGCGATGCTAAGCCAAAGCGCTAAAAACTATTCGCCGCTACTTTGCACATTTCATAAATTTGGACTTTTGTTTTTAAAGCTATATATAGAAAAACTTGGCAGAAAAAACAACTTCGTCATAATCGACACAGATGATAAAAAACGCATCATCAAAAGCTTTGAAAGCCCGGTAGCAACTGCGATTTTGTCAAGTGAAATTTCAAACTACAAAAACTCGCTTTTAAGCGTCGAAGAGGTCCATAAAAACGCAAATTTCTCTTCATTTGATAAAAGCAAGGATAACTTTTACAAGCAGGCAGCGCAAATTTATGAAAAATATGAAGATTATCTCAAAACAAATAATCTTGTTGATTTTGACGATCTGCTCGGGCTTACATATAAAATTTTAGACGAAAACGAAGATCTCGCGAGAGAAATTTCAAACCGATACAAATATATAATGGTCGATGAGTATCAAGATACAAACGACCTTCAGTATAAACTGCTAAAAAAGCTCTGTCTATGCCACGAAAACATCTGCGTGGTTGGCGATGATGATCAAAGCATCTACGGCTGGCGCGGTGCAAAGATCGATAATATCTTAAATTTTAAAGATCAGTTTAAAGATGTAAAGATCATCAGACTTGAGAAAAACTACCGCTCGAGCGAAGCTATACTAAAGGCTGCAAACGAGCTGATAGATCATAACCGCAACCGCCTTGGCAAGAAGCTTGTGGGCACAAAAGGCGAAGGCGAAGCCGTAAATTTGATAGAGAGCTTTGATGAGAGCGTCGAGGCTGGCAAGATCGCAAAATGTATAAAAGAGCTTTTAAGCAAAGGCGTGCAAGCAAAAGATATCGCGATCTTATACCGCATAAATGCGCTCTCTCGCTCGCTTGAAGATGGGCTAAATAAAGAGCAGATCGCTTATAAAATGGTCGGCGGCGTAAAATTTTACGAACGAGCTGAGATCAAAGACATTATTAGCTACCTAAGGCTTATAAATAATCCAAACGATGATTTTTCAATAAGGCGCATCATTAATCGCCCAAAGCGAGGACTAGGCAAAGTTAGTCTTGATAAGCTTGAAAAAATGGCATTTGATGGCAAAATTTCCATCTTTGAGGCAATCTCAAATATCTCTGATAACGACGAAGCCTTTAGTAAAAAGGTGAAATCGGCACTTGTTGAGTTTGCAAACAACCTTAAAGAGCTTCAAGAAAGTAGCTCAGTTTTTGACCTGATAGATAAATTTGAAGCTAAATTTGGCGTGAAAAAATACTACGAGAGCTTGCCAGATGGTGCTGAAAGAGCGGCGAACATCGACGAGTTTTACGCTGTTTTAAAAGATCAGATCAAGCAAAATCCAAGCTTTGATCTAGAGGAATTTCTAAACGAGATCACGCTAACAAGTGAGCAAGACGGCATCAGCGATGAGGCTATAAGTATTATGAGCGTGCATGCGAGCAAGGGGCTTGAGTTTGAGCACCTTTTTGTGATCGGCCTTGAAGAAGGATTTTTCCCACTCATTGGCGATGGCAGTGACATCGAAGAAGAACGAAGGCTTGCATACGTGGCGATAACAAGAGCTAAAAAAACACTTAGCCTAAGCTTTGCAAATTCGCGCTTTTACAAAGGTCAGCGCACAAGGCTAAATAAAAGCAGATTTTTAAGCGAGAGTGGTATCACGCATGGCTCGCTAGTTATCGAACAGAGTAATGAATTTAAAAAAGGCGACCTTGTTAAACATAAAATTTTTGGTATCGGCAGGGTGAGTGCGGTTAGCAAGATCAAAAAAGAGTTTAAGCTGACCATAAATTTTGGTGGCAATGTAAGAGAGATAATGTCAAGCTTCGTGGAAAAGGCCGTATGA
- the truB gene encoding tRNA pseudouridine(55) synthase TruB, with protein MNAIFVANKPAGMSSNHFLGRLKRKYGVKKAGFSGTLDPFASGCLIVAFGSYTKFFRFLDKSPKVYETTIWLGASSPSMDNENITEISNVKEINLEKLEAIRSELTGKISYIPPKFSAKHINGTRAYKLARNGEEFELKTETMEIFDSQILNYSHPFLTIRLSVSEGSYIRSYAEIFGKRLGYNVTLSSLKRISEGKFCYENEKFLNICDFLNIQNNTYFGDINDILDGKKLKINDFETQKQGIYLLNYDKFMSVIQITDDTINYTLNKVEKC; from the coding sequence ATGAACGCCATTTTCGTGGCAAATAAGCCAGCTGGCATGAGCTCAAACCACTTTTTAGGGCGATTAAAGAGAAAATACGGCGTTAAAAAAGCTGGATTTTCAGGCACACTTGATCCATTTGCTAGCGGCTGCCTAATAGTCGCTTTTGGCTCGTATACGAAATTTTTTAGATTTTTAGATAAAAGTCCAAAAGTCTATGAAACTACGATCTGGCTTGGGGCGAGTAGTCCTAGCATGGACAATGAAAATATCACTGAAATTTCAAATGTAAAAGAGATAAATTTAGAAAAACTTGAAGCCATAAGAAGTGAGCTAACTGGTAAGATAAGCTACATCCCGCCAAAATTTAGCGCCAAGCACATAAATGGTACAAGAGCCTACAAGCTAGCTAGAAACGGCGAAGAATTTGAGCTAAAGACAGAAACGATGGAAATTTTTGATAGCCAAATTTTAAACTATTCGCACCCATTTTTAACTATCCGTCTAAGCGTAAGCGAAGGAAGTTATATCCGTTCGTATGCAGAAATTTTTGGGAAAAGGCTTGGTTATAATGTAACTTTAAGCTCATTAAAAAGGATAAGTGAAGGCAAATTTTGCTACGAAAATGAAAAATTTTTGAATATTTGTGATTTTTTAAACATTCAGAATAATACATACTTTGGGGATATAAACGATATTCTTGATGGTAAGAAATTAAAAATTAACGATTTTGAAACACAAAAGCAAGGAATTTATTTGCTAAATTATGATAAATTTATGAGCGTAATCCAAATCACGGATGATACTATAAATTACACTCTAAATAAGGTTGAAAAATGTTAA
- the csrA gene encoding carbon storage regulator CsrA produces the protein MLILARKENEEILIGNDIKVVIVNISKNTVKLGIEAPRNTMILRSELANDIKNENIHATKTASEADIHELAKKIEK, from the coding sequence ATGTTAATCCTAGCAAGAAAAGAAAATGAAGAAATTTTAATAGGAAATGACATAAAAGTTGTCATAGTAAATATTTCAAAAAATACCGTTAAACTCGGTATAGAAGCGCCACGAAATACAATGATACTAAGAAGTGAACTAGCAAATGATATCAAAAACGAAAATATCCATGCCACAAAAACTGCAAGTGAAGCCGATATCCACGAGCTAGCTAAAAAAATCGAGAAATGA
- a CDS encoding 4-(cytidine 5'-diphospho)-2-C-methyl-D-erythritol kinase has translation MKSFAKINIFLKIVGTRGSYHEILSRFIHCEQLFDEIYFKKSDSFAIECNNHDIKDNIIQKAIDELKRAGFSNELDEFFSSHKIIINKNIPIGAGLGGGSSNAATFLIMVNDELNLNIKHENLMQIASKIGADVAFFVSGYKAANVSGIGEIIEEFDDEVPGLNIFTPNVFCSTPAVYQEFRSNFLQYIDVNVAKKMQNLKSKELLEIYKNRELNDLFAPCFKLYPQMNEFKDKFLSGSGSSVFSVK, from the coding sequence ATGAAAAGCTTTGCAAAGATAAATATATTTTTAAAGATAGTTGGCACTAGAGGTAGCTACCACGAAATTTTATCGCGCTTTATCCACTGTGAGCAGCTTTTTGATGAAATTTATTTTAAAAAGTCAGATTCATTTGCCATAGAATGCAACAACCACGATATAAAAGATAACATCATTCAAAAAGCGATAGATGAGCTAAAAAGAGCTGGCTTTTCAAACGAGCTTGACGAGTTTTTTAGCTCCCATAAAATCATCATCAACAAAAATATCCCAATTGGTGCTGGTCTTGGTGGAGGTAGTTCAAACGCTGCCACCTTTTTAATTATGGTAAATGACGAGCTAAATTTAAATATAAAACATGAAAATTTGATGCAAATAGCGTCTAAAATCGGCGCAGATGTCGCTTTTTTCGTAAGTGGCTACAAGGCAGCAAATGTAAGCGGCATAGGTGAGATCATAGAAGAATTTGATGATGAAGTGCCTGGTTTAAATATCTTCACGCCAAATGTCTTTTGCTCTACACCGGCGGTTTATCAAGAATTTAGAAGCAATTTCTTACAATACATAGACGTTAATGTTGCAAAAAAGATGCAAAATTTAAAGAGCAAAGAGCTACTTGAAATTTATAAAAATAGGGAGTTAAACGATCTTTTTGCCCCATGCTTCAAGCTCTATCCACAAATGAATGAGTTTAAAGATAAATTTCTAAGTGGTAGCGGCAGTAGCGTATTTAGCGTAAAATAA
- the smpB gene encoding SsrA-binding protein SmpB, whose protein sequence is MKDLAKNKKALHDFSILETFEAGIVLKGSEVKALRAGRANLKDSFVRVIKGELFLLNAHISYLETTHSAFRPNERAARKLLMHRKQIDKIFGQVSQDGLTLVVLALYLSDKNIVKARLAIAKGKNLHDKRETLKRREADKEARAAIKRYV, encoded by the coding sequence ATAAAAGATCTAGCAAAAAACAAGAAAGCTCTGCACGACTTTAGCATACTTGAGACCTTCGAGGCTGGCATTGTATTAAAAGGTAGCGAAGTCAAAGCACTAAGGGCCGGCAGAGCAAATTTAAAAGATAGCTTTGTGCGTGTCATAAAGGGTGAGCTTTTTTTATTAAACGCCCACATTAGTTATCTTGAGACTACGCATAGCGCATTTCGTCCAAATGAGCGAGCAGCCAGAAAACTTTTGATGCATAGAAAGCAGATCGATAAAATTTTTGGTCAAGTCTCACAAGATGGGCTTACTTTGGTTGTTTTGGCACTTTATCTAAGCGATAAAAACATCGTAAAAGCAAGACTAGCCATTGCAAAAGGTAAAAATTTACACGATAAACGCGAGACTCTAAAAAGACGCGAGGCAGACAAAGAGGCAAGAGCTGCCATAAAAAGATACGTTTAA